Proteins from a genomic interval of Papaver somniferum cultivar HN1 chromosome 4, ASM357369v1, whole genome shotgun sequence:
- the LOC113271563 gene encoding phenylalanine--tRNA ligase alpha subunit, cytoplasmic-like, translating into MAEKVILEYLNSNGKIEDSGVFSASVGLDHKEIVNTIRSLSGFQLVAAEDIKKENWVLSKEGESYCELGSPEFQVFLAVPPGPEGISLLELKKKCGPELFKIGSSAAIKNKWIQIGKEKVLRKAEDVSDQLKELLLKIKDGLDVEQTDITNLKRRKLIELKTWIGYSVSKGAQFALERKKLVTDLTRGHLQSGDWENLEFKEYNVNAKVTLDGGHLHPLLKVREQFRNIFIEMGFEEMPTNNYVESSFWNFDSLFQPQQHPARDSHDTFFLNEPSATQSLPEDYVEKVKSIHESGGYGSKGYGYDWKREEANKNVLRTHTTAVSARMLYQLAQGPFTPKRYFSIDRVFRNEAVDRTHLAEFHQIEGVVCDRGLTLGDLMGVLRDFFERLGMKNLRFKPTYNPYTEPSMEIYSYHEGFKKWVEVGNSGMFRPEMLRPMGLPEDVTCIAWGLSLERPTMILYGIDNIRDLFGPKVDIALIKRNPICRLGINY; encoded by the exons ATGGCGGAGAAAGTCATTCTCGAATATTTGAACTCCAATGGAAAAATCGAAGATTCTGGAGTTTTCTCAGCATCTGTTGGATTAGATCATAAGGAGATCGTTAACACCATCAGGAGTCTTAGTGGTTTCCAACTTGTTGCTGCTGAG GACATTAAGAAGGAGAATTGGGTTCTCAGTAAAGAAGGTGAATCATATTGTGAATTAGGTTCCCCCGAATTTCAAGTCTTTTTAGCTGTACCACCAGGTCCAGAAGGAATTTCCCTTCTAGAACTCAag AAAAAATGTGGTCCTGAGTTGTTCAAAATCGGTAGTTCAGCTGCCATAAAAAACAAATGGATCCAAATCGGGAAGGAGAAGGTGTTAAGAAAG GCTGAAGATGTGAGTGATCAACTCAAAGAATTGCTTCTAAAAATCAAAGATGGCCTG GATGTTGAACAAACTGATATTACAAATCTGAAAAGGAGGAAGCTGATTGAATTAAA GACATGGATTGGGTACTCCGTAAGCAAAGGAGCTCAGTTTGCTCTCGAGCGCAAAAAACTTGTGACAGATTTAACTCGTGGACATCTTCAGAG CGGAGACTGGGAGAATCTGGAGTTTAAGGAGTATAACGTCAATGCCAAAGTGACTCTAGACGGTGGACACCTTCACCCTTTACTGAAG GTGCGGGAGCAATTCCGAAATATCTTCATTGAAATGGG GTTTGAGGAGATGCCTACAAACAATTATGTTGAGAGCAG CTTTTGGAATTTCGACTCACTTTTCCAACCGCAGCAGCATCCTGCTCGTGATTCACATGATACCTTCTTTCTTAACG AGCCATCTGCTACACAGAGTCTTCCGGAAGATTATGTTGAGAAGGTGAAAAGTATTCATGAatctgggggttatggatccaaaGG ATACGGATATGATTGGAAGCGAGAGGAAGCAAATAAAAATGTACTCCGCACACACACAACTGCTGTTTCTGCAAGAATGCTGTACCAGCTTGCACAG GGACCTTTTACCCCAAAGCGGTACTTTTCTATTGATCGTGTCTTCCGAAATGAAGCTGTTGATCGAACCCATCTTGCAGAGTTCCATCAGATTGAAG GTGTGGTATGTGATCGAGGGCTCACTCTTGGTGATTTGATGGGAGTGTTGCGGGACTTCTTTGAGAGGCTGG GTATGAAAAATCTTCGTTTCAAACCCACTTACAATCCCTATACTGAACCCAGTATGGAAATTTATAG CTATCACGAAGGCTTCAAGAAATGGGTGGAGGTTGGAAATTCTGGTATGTTCAGGCCCGAGATGTTACGTCCTATGGGACTCCCTGAGGATGTTACATGTATTGCATGGGGCCTTTCCCTCGAGAG ACCGACAATGATTTTGTATGGGATTGATAATATTCGTGATCTCTTTGGACCCAAG GTGGATATTGCTCTTATCAAGAGAAACCCCATTTGTCGCCTTGGAATCAA